A genomic segment from Garra rufa chromosome 5, GarRuf1.0, whole genome shotgun sequence encodes:
- the ch25hl3 gene encoding cholesterol 25-hydroxylase-like protein codes for MIAIFLLIFGGDTFLQWIWDFIYAERYVLLMSPYFCVCAAFSTHLIFSVPFMLLDVFSPHVGWLQKYRIQREVVGLHQWFGCATRILWKYIVGVLPLTALFLWVRRTQFPERAPSSLHAFGECVSCMFIFDTLFFVCHYTIHKIPWLYNNVHRIHHLNRDTFALAAQDSSISELLSLQFLAFLSAMLVGCHPFSEILFHLVNTWMAVEDHCGYDFPWALHRLLPCFGGPPHHLAHHQHFKGNFAPYFRHWDYIFGTSLPISVNEKDNDRVSPG; via the exons ATGATTGCTATCTTCTTGCTGATTTTTGGAGGCGATACATTCCTTCAGTGGATTTGGGACTTCATATATGCCGAACGTTATGTGCTCCTCATGTCACCCTACTTCTGCGTGTGCGCAGCTTTCAGCACTCATCTCATCTTCTCTGTTCCCTTCATGCTTCTGGATGTGTTCAGTCCACACGTGGGATGGCTCCAAAAGTATAGGATACAACGTGAAGTCGTTGGCTTGCATCAGTGGTTTGGATGTGCTACACGAATTTTGTGGAAATACATCGTTGGCGTTTTGCCGTTAACTGCGTTGTTTCTGTGGGTACGGCGCACGCAATTCCCGGAGAGAGCACCATCTTCTCTCCATGCCTTCGGGGAATGTGTCTCATGCATGTTCATATTCGACACGCTCTTCTTCGTGTGTCATTACACCATACACAA aattcccTGGCTGTACAACAACGTCCACCGCATTCACCATCTGAACAGGGACACATTTGCTCTGGCAGCTCAAGACTCCAGTATTTCTGAACTACTGTCTCTACAATTCCTTGCATTTCTAAGTGCTATGCTTGTGGGCTGCCACCCATTTAGTGAAATCCTTTTCCATCTGGTTAACACCTGGATGGCTGTGGAGGATCACTGTGGATATGACTTTCCTTGGGCACTGCATCGGTTGTTGCCGTGCTTTGGCGGGCCGCCGCACCACCTGGCCCACCATCAGCACTTTAAAGGGAACTTTGCCCCCTACTTCAGACACTGGGATTACATCTTTGGGACCTCATTGCCCATTTCAGTAAACGAGAAAGACAATGATAGGGTGAGTCCAGGTTAA